In the Aneurinibacillus soli genome, one interval contains:
- a CDS encoding methyl-accepting chemotaxis protein: MNSLQTKLLLFFGSLILFAGLVLSYILYASSTELVLSSVGTQAKITADKARALVDVDTLATLTTEALKKTDDEENAKRVTTLPGYAAMREKLYTYKEMNGLKYLYTMVEVKPGTYAYIVDGAAPDNKDVSLPGFTEKNVYPQLASVFATKTAQIGELNYDAEYGATITAYVPVTDKAGHMIGIIGADFDATAIYTLMSSQKKNMILTTFLILLLALIITYIFTRLIVRPLRRLSHTVQKIRTGDLTAHFAHTGKDEIGQLAHAFEEMVYDLNAMIGGIRSSSRQLTDSSGELNQSKEVAVSASERMVEQVEQLKCGADNQLSIIQDVNRTVQAVSQEIENIAARAGSVYQRSEAAAALARQGHTDIANAVEQVRAIQTLQTSLEADIAHLGQRSQEIDEIIVAISEIAEQTNLLALNAAIEAARAGEAGKGFAVVADEVRKLAEQSGKAASRIAYLIQEIQSHTSHVIEQMSASTGQIDSGATVIERSGNAFTAILDAIHTVTKQIEEVTGFTRELAANSRTITGSISEVEAIASRTSAATVDFGMLTSEQQAVIEEFTASIDELTRMSHQLHALIGKFKVE, translated from the coding sequence ATGAACAGTTTGCAAACAAAACTTCTGTTATTTTTCGGGAGCTTAATTCTGTTTGCCGGACTGGTGCTTAGCTACATTCTGTACGCAAGCTCCACAGAACTTGTCCTGTCTTCTGTCGGTACGCAGGCCAAAATCACAGCAGACAAAGCACGGGCACTGGTCGATGTCGACACATTAGCCACCCTGACAACGGAGGCACTCAAAAAAACGGACGATGAAGAAAATGCTAAGCGGGTAACCACTCTGCCAGGCTATGCCGCTATGCGAGAAAAGCTGTATACATACAAAGAAATGAATGGACTGAAATACTTATATACCATGGTAGAAGTCAAACCGGGTACATATGCATACATCGTAGACGGAGCTGCTCCAGATAATAAAGACGTCTCCCTGCCTGGCTTCACGGAAAAAAATGTGTATCCCCAATTAGCTTCTGTTTTCGCAACAAAAACTGCACAAATCGGTGAGCTAAATTACGACGCAGAATATGGGGCGACCATTACGGCTTATGTGCCCGTAACAGATAAAGCAGGGCACATGATCGGCATCATTGGAGCAGACTTTGATGCGACGGCGATTTATACACTCATGAGCAGCCAGAAAAAAAATATGATCCTCACAACCTTCCTTATTCTCTTACTGGCTCTGATCATCACCTATATATTTACCCGTCTTATTGTCCGTCCACTTCGCCGTCTGTCCCATACGGTACAAAAGATTCGTACCGGGGATTTGACCGCACACTTTGCCCACACAGGCAAAGATGAAATCGGACAGCTTGCCCACGCGTTCGAGGAAATGGTGTACGACCTTAATGCAATGATCGGTGGAATTCGTAGCAGTTCACGCCAATTGACTGATTCATCAGGTGAGCTGAATCAGAGTAAAGAAGTCGCTGTCAGTGCCAGCGAACGCATGGTTGAACAGGTCGAGCAACTGAAGTGCGGTGCTGATAACCAGCTTAGCATCATTCAAGATGTGAATCGTACCGTACAGGCAGTCTCTCAAGAGATCGAGAATATTGCAGCTCGGGCCGGGAGCGTATACCAGCGTTCTGAGGCCGCCGCCGCTCTCGCGCGTCAGGGACATACTGATATCGCAAACGCAGTCGAACAGGTGCGAGCCATTCAGACGTTGCAAACATCGCTTGAAGCAGACATCGCCCATCTCGGCCAACGCTCTCAGGAAATTGACGAAATCATCGTAGCTATTAGTGAAATAGCAGAACAAACCAATCTACTCGCCCTGAATGCAGCCATTGAAGCAGCCCGCGCCGGGGAAGCAGGCAAAGGATTCGCTGTCGTAGCAGATGAAGTACGTAAGCTGGCTGAACAATCCGGTAAAGCCGCTAGCCGTATCGCCTATCTGATTCAAGAAATTCAGTCTCATACATCACATGTTATCGAGCAGATGAGCGCTTCCACAGGACAAATCGACAGTGGTGCTACTGTAATCGAACGCTCCGGTAATGCCTTTACCGCCATTCTGGATGCCATTCACACGGTTACCAAACAAATCGAAGAGGTGACCGGATTCACACGTGAGCTAGCTGCAAATAGTCGGACCATTACAGGCTCAATCAGTGAAGTAGAGGCCATCGCCTCCCGCACATCAGCGGCAACTGTCGACTTCGGCATGCTGACAAGTGAGCAGCAGGCGGTCATCGAAGAGTTTACTGCCTCGATTGATGAACTGACACGGATGTCGCACCAGTTGCATGCCCTAATCGGGAAATTCAAGGTGGAATAG
- a CDS encoding redox-sensing transcriptional repressor Rex — protein sequence MKGNAVRRRGRKVKVPRISEAVVRRLPVYLRYLNSLQALHVRTVSSQQLGEALDLNPAQIRKDLACFGEFGRKGIGYEVNYLIEKIKSILKLDQKINVVLIGAGHLGHAISNYNAYLKDNMRITAIFDADPGKVGKKIVGLTIQALSTLSETVKEMNIRIAIIAVPAEAAQAVADELMRCGITGILNFAPVNIRVIEGVRVHDADVTMELHSLAYYL from the coding sequence ATGAAAGGGAACGCGGTGAGAAGGAGAGGACGTAAGGTGAAAGTTCCAAGAATTTCAGAAGCCGTCGTACGACGGCTTCCTGTATACCTGCGCTATTTGAACAGTTTGCAGGCCCTGCATGTACGAACCGTTTCTTCCCAGCAGCTTGGGGAAGCGCTTGATCTGAACCCGGCGCAGATTCGCAAAGATCTCGCTTGCTTCGGAGAATTCGGTCGCAAAGGCATCGGTTATGAAGTAAATTACCTGATTGAGAAAATTAAAAGCATCCTCAAGCTTGATCAAAAAATCAATGTTGTACTGATCGGCGCGGGTCATCTCGGACATGCGATTAGCAACTACAACGCGTATTTAAAAGATAACATGCGCATTACCGCAATTTTTGATGCCGATCCAGGAAAAGTCGGCAAAAAAATCGTAGGATTGACCATTCAGGCACTGTCCACGCTCTCGGAAACGGTGAAAGAGATGAACATCCGTATCGCTATTATCGCGGTGCCAGCAGAGGCCGCTCAGGCCGTAGCCGATGAATTGATGCGGTGCGGTATAACAGGCATTCTGAATTTCGCACCGGTAAACATTAGAGTGATCGAAGGGGTTCGTGTACACGATGCAGACGTAACGATGGAGCTGCACAGTCTCGCCTATTATTTGTAG
- the dinG gene encoding ATP-dependent DNA helicase DinG has product MKRLNTFAVVDFETTGNRPKEGDRIIQIGAVLVQDGEIVDRFASLVNPEMAISPFIEKLTGITDEMVADAPLIEDVLPQLLKMLDGAVFVAHNVFFDLSFLQNALADAGYRPFTGPLLDTVELSRLLLPMQEGYRLSDLAVGLDIMHDRPHQADSDAEATAYILLHLLEKLTSLPLLTIQRLRQMSRPFHSDIESLLADAEQAKVRAGEYEPGEELEAVHQICLKRKMGTDRLADSPLSSEGDFLSFVDGLFGEDGALAAYMPGFELRPAQVTMMKQVYESFESGRHLLVEAGTGTGKSLAYLIPAVYWAKQQQEKVVISTHTIQLQEQMYNRDLPILTAIFGDDAPRITVLKGRNNYVCLRKFSHSLEETQDNYDVQLSKSQMLVWLTETETGDAEEISLPSGGQLYWKQVQSDANSCLNRQCPWFSRCYYHQARRCSQQAEVVVTNHSLLFTDMHAEHRILPAYGYAVIDEAHHFEEVASHHLGDMVSSYQVEGMLTRLQPDKGIGLLEEVEAAVKAWNKGSYEESKHTIETTYQLVREAKDTVREMYQMLYQWSYQRAREAEEVGHTVMRYKPDDLDSRFGRAAVSAVRNGVDMLLDVGRKLEMIQAAIHRDDVPSEMRGLLTDLSGVCRDCQSYAELLHSMVLQNDDAHVYWIELDVRSTRRGIYLHRVPIDVSGTLRDLFFDKKESVVLTSATLSVQSSFRYASDRLGLADLLADGGMDTAMLVSPFQYKEQTLVCIPSDIPSIKGSSEAQFIQALIDSLSQVAIATRGRMLVLFTSYSMLKAVYEPLKERLKEADISVLGHGVDGGSRTKLTKQFRTLDACVLLGTSSFWEGVDIPGEDLSCVAIVRLPFVPPNHPLVEARNQRLEAEKKNAFMQLSVPQAVIRFKQGFGRLIRTSTDRGVVLVYDRRIIEARYGRLFLQSLPETTVLTKPTTELLSDIADWLDKP; this is encoded by the coding sequence GTGAAACGTTTGAATACTTTTGCGGTGGTCGATTTTGAAACGACAGGCAATCGCCCGAAAGAAGGAGATCGGATTATCCAGATCGGGGCGGTCCTTGTCCAGGACGGCGAGATTGTCGACCGGTTTGCTTCACTTGTCAATCCGGAAATGGCCATTTCTCCTTTTATTGAAAAGCTGACAGGAATTACAGATGAGATGGTGGCGGATGCACCGCTCATCGAAGACGTTCTTCCGCAGCTGTTAAAAATGCTTGATGGGGCTGTATTTGTCGCCCATAATGTTTTTTTTGATCTGTCCTTCCTGCAGAATGCGCTTGCTGATGCCGGATATCGACCGTTCACAGGTCCCTTGCTTGATACCGTCGAGCTTTCAAGGCTTTTGCTTCCAATGCAGGAAGGATACCGGTTGTCCGATCTGGCAGTTGGCCTTGATATTATGCATGATCGACCTCACCAGGCGGATTCTGATGCGGAAGCAACCGCGTATATTTTGCTCCATCTGCTTGAAAAGCTCACAAGTTTGCCGCTTTTAACCATTCAGCGGCTTCGGCAGATGAGTCGACCATTCCATTCGGATATCGAGAGTTTGCTCGCCGATGCGGAGCAGGCCAAAGTGAGAGCGGGAGAATACGAACCGGGGGAAGAACTTGAAGCGGTTCATCAGATCTGTTTGAAGCGGAAGATGGGTACAGATCGTCTTGCAGACAGTCCGCTTTCGTCAGAAGGCGACTTTCTGTCATTTGTGGACGGACTATTCGGGGAAGATGGAGCGCTTGCTGCGTACATGCCGGGATTTGAACTGCGTCCGGCACAGGTGACAATGATGAAGCAAGTATATGAATCGTTTGAATCAGGACGTCATCTGCTTGTCGAAGCGGGAACCGGTACAGGAAAATCGCTCGCGTATTTGATTCCGGCTGTATATTGGGCGAAGCAGCAACAAGAAAAGGTTGTCATCTCGACGCATACGATCCAGCTACAGGAACAGATGTATAACCGGGACTTACCGATTCTTACGGCGATTTTCGGTGACGATGCACCGCGCATCACGGTGCTCAAAGGACGCAATAACTATGTGTGCCTGCGCAAGTTCTCGCATAGCCTGGAAGAGACACAGGATAATTATGATGTGCAGCTGAGTAAATCACAGATGCTTGTCTGGCTTACGGAGACAGAGACGGGCGATGCAGAAGAGATTAGCCTGCCATCTGGCGGACAGCTGTACTGGAAGCAAGTGCAGAGTGATGCGAATTCATGTTTGAACCGCCAGTGCCCGTGGTTTTCCCGTTGTTACTATCATCAGGCGCGGCGCTGTTCCCAGCAGGCAGAAGTCGTCGTTACGAATCATTCGTTGCTGTTTACGGATATGCACGCCGAGCACCGCATTTTGCCAGCATATGGCTATGCTGTTATTGATGAAGCCCATCATTTTGAAGAAGTGGCCAGCCATCATCTCGGGGATATGGTGTCTTCGTATCAGGTGGAAGGTATGCTTACCCGCCTGCAGCCTGATAAAGGAATAGGTCTTCTCGAAGAAGTCGAGGCAGCTGTAAAAGCATGGAATAAGGGAAGCTATGAAGAAAGCAAACATACGATTGAGACGACATATCAGCTTGTGCGCGAGGCGAAAGATACGGTGCGCGAGATGTACCAGATGCTGTACCAGTGGTCGTATCAGCGTGCCAGGGAAGCCGAGGAAGTCGGCCATACGGTCATGCGCTACAAGCCGGATGATCTGGACAGCCGCTTTGGACGTGCTGCTGTATCGGCGGTGCGCAACGGCGTGGATATGTTGCTTGATGTCGGCCGCAAGCTGGAGATGATTCAGGCAGCAATTCACCGCGATGATGTGCCTTCTGAAATGCGGGGGCTGTTGACAGATCTGAGTGGGGTATGCAGAGACTGCCAGTCATATGCAGAGCTTCTGCACAGTATGGTATTGCAGAACGACGATGCGCACGTGTACTGGATTGAGCTCGATGTGCGCAGTACCCGACGCGGCATATACTTGCACCGCGTGCCAATTGATGTATCCGGTACGCTGCGGGACCTGTTCTTTGATAAAAAAGAAAGTGTCGTGTTAACATCAGCCACACTGAGCGTTCAGTCATCATTCCGCTATGCGTCGGACCGTCTCGGACTTGCAGACCTGCTGGCAGACGGCGGCATGGACACAGCTATGCTTGTATCTCCGTTTCAGTATAAAGAGCAAACGCTTGTCTGCATCCCAAGCGACATTCCAAGCATCAAGGGCTCGTCAGAAGCGCAGTTTATCCAGGCACTGATTGACTCGCTTTCGCAGGTTGCGATTGCAACACGCGGGCGGATGCTTGTGCTGTTTACATCGTATTCGATGCTAAAGGCGGTGTACGAACCACTTAAGGAACGGCTCAAAGAAGCAGATATTAGTGTGCTTGGCCATGGAGTAGACGGCGGAAGCCGAACGAAGCTGACGAAGCAGTTCCGAACGCTTGACGCGTGCGTACTGCTTGGTACGAGCAGTTTCTGGGAAGGGGTCGATATCCCTGGAGAGGATCTGTCCTGTGTAGCGATCGTCCGCCTGCCGTTCGTGCCGCCCAATCACCCGCTTGTGGAAGCGCGTAACCAGAGACTTGAGGCAGAGAAGAAAAACGCCTTCATGCAGCTTTCGGTTCCACAGGCTGTTATTCGCTTCAAGCAAGGATTTGGGCGCCTCATTCGTACCAGCACAGACCGGGGAGTGGTACTGGTGTATGACCGCCGCATTATTGAAGCACGCTACGGGCGGCTGTTCCTGCAGTCACTTCCGGAAACAACCGTATTGACGAAACCCACCACAGAACTGCTCAGTGATATTGCAGATTGGCTGGACAAACCGTAA
- a CDS encoding AAA family ATPase — protein sequence MGKEIIIGVIPVLLAFLVFIGVNIAPFVIAVLVLGVLTFLLSKQGGMSLAQKKQTIEVPKTTTQFGEIGGQERAKQELKEALDFLIHRDSLKQYGIRPLKGMLLTGPPGTGKTLMAKAAANYTNSAFVAASGSQFVEMYVGVGAQRIRDLFKEAKQKAEKNNQDSAIIFIDEIDVLGGKREGSQHREYDQTLNQLLTEMDGITTSENPRILMIAATNRADMLDDALLRPGRFDRQIVVDLPDMKARKQILEIHSQNKPLADDVDLEAIARDTFNFSGAQLESVTNEAAIYAFRDKATEITQRHFAQAIDKVMMGEQTDRESTAEERERVANHELGHAIVSEVVRPKSVSQVSLRPRGQALGYVRQSPQQDRYLYTLENLEQQIMIALGGAIAEEMLYGGRSTGSRNDFEQALHLANTIIDTGLSELGIVKLDMVSKEALHEERQRILNDLLDRTRAVLREYFPVFTHALDHLLREEVLNGEEFRAMLEEARRLPKKNNVEELDSHMMRA from the coding sequence ATGGGTAAAGAGATAATCATTGGTGTGATCCCGGTTCTTCTGGCGTTTCTCGTGTTTATCGGTGTGAATATTGCACCGTTCGTAATTGCGGTGCTCGTGCTCGGTGTTCTGACGTTTCTTCTGTCCAAACAAGGTGGGATGAGTCTGGCACAGAAAAAGCAAACGATAGAAGTGCCCAAAACAACGACCCAGTTTGGCGAAATTGGTGGGCAGGAGCGTGCTAAGCAAGAGTTAAAGGAAGCGCTTGATTTTCTTATTCATAGAGACTCATTGAAACAGTATGGCATCCGTCCCCTCAAAGGTATGCTTCTAACAGGACCGCCGGGAACAGGTAAAACGTTGATGGCGAAAGCGGCGGCCAATTATACGAACTCTGCCTTTGTAGCAGCGTCCGGTTCGCAGTTTGTTGAGATGTATGTCGGGGTTGGTGCCCAGCGTATTCGTGATCTTTTTAAAGAAGCGAAACAAAAAGCAGAGAAAAATAATCAGGACAGCGCGATTATTTTTATTGATGAAATTGATGTACTCGGTGGTAAACGGGAAGGCAGTCAGCACCGCGAATATGATCAGACGCTTAACCAGCTACTGACGGAAATGGACGGGATTACTACGTCTGAAAATCCGCGTATCTTGATGATTGCCGCAACGAACCGTGCGGATATGCTGGATGATGCTCTGCTGCGTCCGGGTCGTTTTGACCGCCAGATCGTAGTGGACCTGCCGGATATGAAAGCACGCAAGCAAATTCTTGAGATTCATTCGCAGAACAAGCCGCTAGCAGACGATGTTGACCTTGAAGCGATTGCGCGCGATACGTTTAACTTCTCAGGTGCACAACTTGAGAGTGTAACGAATGAAGCGGCGATTTATGCTTTTCGTGACAAGGCTACGGAGATTACACAGCGCCACTTCGCCCAAGCCATTGACAAGGTGATGATGGGTGAGCAGACGGATCGTGAATCAACGGCAGAAGAACGCGAGCGCGTGGCGAACCATGAGCTGGGGCATGCGATCGTATCGGAAGTAGTCCGTCCAAAATCCGTGTCGCAAGTATCGCTTCGCCCGCGCGGCCAGGCGCTCGGTTATGTGCGTCAGAGCCCGCAGCAGGATCGGTATTTGTATACACTTGAAAACCTCGAGCAGCAGATTATGATCGCGCTTGGTGGTGCGATTGCAGAAGAGATGCTGTATGGCGGACGTAGTACCGGCTCACGTAATGACTTCGAGCAGGCACTGCATCTGGCGAACACAATCATTGATACTGGCCTGTCTGAACTTGGTATTGTGAAGCTTGATATGGTAAGTAAAGAAGCGCTGCATGAAGAACGTCAGCGTATCCTCAATGATTTGTTAGATCGCACCCGTGCTGTGCTTCGCGAATATTTCCCGGTATTTACGCATGCTCTTGATCATCTACTGCGTGAAGAAGTGCTTAATGGCGAAGAATTCCGAGCTATGCTTGAAGAAGCTCGCCGCCTGCCGAAGAAAAACAATGTGGAAGAGCTCGACTCGCATATGATGCGGGCATAA
- a CDS encoding amidohydrolase family protein: MKTIVIHATVLTVNEKNEVLHDAAIAFENGVLTYVGPIPDSLSDYEEIINAQGRIVMPGLVNTHGHTAMSLLRGYADDLPLQEWLETKMWPLEAQFTAEHVRWGTSLSIIEMLKTGTTTFVDMYDHMDTVAELVAESGMRARLCRGVIGLCPPDVQTQKLEEASAFAAKWNGAAGGRITTMMSPHGAYTCPPDYIERIVARAYELDLPLHIHMSETEWEVQQNVDDYGSRPVEHLEKLGVFNRPTLVAHAVHLTDEELDIMQKYDVKVSHNPISNLKLGSGVARVPDMLAKGICVSLGTDSSASNNNLDLFEEMKMAALLHKGVRKDPVAVPATEALRMATIYGAEAIFMEDRIGSLEVGKQADFIVIDSKQVFFQPAHDPISHVVYAASGRDVKDVYVQGVQLVKDGQCLTMDETTVIEGANRMFATLEKK; this comes from the coding sequence ATGAAGACGATTGTGATCCATGCGACAGTATTGACTGTCAATGAAAAAAATGAGGTGCTGCATGATGCAGCCATTGCATTTGAGAACGGAGTGCTGACATACGTCGGTCCAATACCGGATAGTCTGTCTGACTATGAAGAGATCATCAATGCACAAGGTCGCATTGTTATGCCGGGCCTTGTCAATACACATGGCCATACCGCCATGTCGCTTCTGCGTGGGTATGCGGATGATCTGCCGCTTCAGGAGTGGCTTGAGACCAAAATGTGGCCGCTTGAAGCGCAGTTTACAGCAGAGCATGTGCGCTGGGGAACATCCTTGTCGATCATAGAAATGCTAAAAACCGGCACGACAACGTTCGTCGATATGTATGACCATATGGATACGGTGGCCGAGCTTGTAGCTGAATCCGGCATGCGTGCCCGCCTGTGCCGTGGTGTCATTGGGCTGTGCCCGCCGGACGTACAAACACAAAAGCTCGAAGAAGCAAGTGCGTTCGCCGCAAAATGGAACGGAGCAGCCGGTGGCCGGATCACGACAATGATGTCGCCGCACGGGGCATACACATGCCCACCGGATTACATTGAACGCATTGTGGCTCGTGCGTATGAATTGGATCTGCCGCTTCATATTCATATGTCTGAAACAGAATGGGAAGTGCAGCAAAATGTGGACGATTATGGATCACGTCCTGTTGAGCATCTGGAGAAGCTCGGCGTATTCAATCGCCCGACCCTCGTTGCACACGCGGTGCATTTGACAGATGAAGAGCTTGACATTATGCAAAAATATGATGTGAAAGTATCCCATAATCCGATCAGCAATCTTAAGCTGGGCAGCGGCGTAGCGCGCGTACCGGATATGCTTGCAAAAGGCATTTGTGTGTCGCTTGGGACTGACAGCTCTGCAAGTAACAACAATCTTGATCTGTTCGAAGAAATGAAGATGGCAGCCCTCTTGCATAAAGGTGTACGCAAGGACCCGGTAGCGGTTCCGGCGACAGAAGCGCTGCGCATGGCGACGATCTACGGTGCCGAAGCCATATTTATGGAAGACCGCATCGGTTCGCTTGAAGTTGGCAAACAAGCAGACTTTATTGTGATCGATTCCAAACAGGTGTTTTTCCAGCCTGCCCATGATCCGATCTCGCATGTCGTCTATGCGGCGAGCGGACGCGATGTAAAAGACGTATACGTGCAGGGCGTGCAGCTGGTTAAGGACGGCCAGTGCCTGACAATGGATGAAACAACCGTAATAGAGGGTGCCAACCGCATGTTTGCGACGCTTGAAAAGAAATAA
- a CDS encoding pyridoxal phosphate-dependent aminotransferase, whose amino-acid sequence MKLAQRVAQITPSKTLAITAKAKELKSQGYDVVGLGAGEPDFNTPQHIIDAAVKAMEEGQTKYTAASGIVELKQAICDKLQRDNNLTYKSSQIVVCNGAKHALYNLFQAILDPGDEVIVPIPYWVSYPEMVTLADGIPVFVEGAEANEFKITPQQLRDAITDKTRAVVINSPSNPTGSIYSRDELQAIADVCVEKDILIVSDEIYEKLVYDGAEHVSIASLGQEVYDRTVVINGMSKPYSMTGWRIGYAAGNEGLIKAMTNLSSHSTSNPTTFAQYGALAALEGSQEALEMMRVEFDKRRKAVVDLMNDIDGIHCVAPKGAFYLFANVSEAMKKGGYSDVDAWAEALLAKEYVALIPGSGFGAPNHIRISYATSLEQLQKGLARIKKFVEGE is encoded by the coding sequence ATGAAGTTAGCACAGCGCGTAGCGCAGATTACTCCATCCAAGACGCTTGCCATCACGGCAAAAGCGAAAGAACTGAAAAGCCAGGGTTATGATGTGGTAGGTCTTGGTGCCGGTGAACCGGACTTTAACACTCCGCAGCATATTATTGATGCGGCTGTTAAAGCGATGGAGGAAGGCCAGACAAAATACACAGCAGCGTCTGGTATTGTAGAATTAAAGCAGGCAATCTGCGATAAACTTCAGCGCGATAATAACCTGACATATAAGTCGTCGCAGATCGTTGTATGCAACGGTGCGAAACATGCATTATATAACTTGTTCCAGGCAATTCTTGATCCGGGCGATGAAGTAATCGTACCGATTCCGTACTGGGTAAGCTACCCGGAAATGGTAACTCTTGCGGATGGTATTCCGGTATTCGTAGAAGGTGCGGAAGCGAACGAATTCAAAATTACGCCGCAGCAGCTGCGTGACGCGATTACCGACAAAACACGTGCGGTCGTGATTAACTCCCCGAGCAATCCGACTGGTAGCATCTACAGCCGTGACGAGCTGCAGGCGATTGCAGACGTATGTGTGGAAAAAGACATCCTGATCGTATCGGATGAAATTTATGAGAAGCTTGTATATGATGGAGCAGAACATGTAAGCATCGCAAGCCTTGGACAGGAAGTGTATGACCGTACGGTTGTCATTAACGGTATGTCTAAACCATATTCCATGACAGGCTGGCGGATTGGCTATGCGGCAGGGAACGAAGGGCTTATTAAAGCGATGACGAACCTGTCAAGCCACAGTACATCTAACCCGACAACATTTGCACAGTACGGTGCACTTGCAGCACTCGAGGGCTCGCAGGAAGCGCTTGAGATGATGCGTGTTGAATTCGACAAGCGCCGCAAAGCAGTAGTAGACCTGATGAACGACATTGACGGCATTCACTGTGTGGCGCCGAAGGGTGCATTCTACCTGTTTGCAAACGTAAGCGAAGCGATGAAAAAAGGCGGCTATTCCGATGTAGATGCATGGGCAGAAGCACTGCTGGCAAAAGAATACGTAGCTCTTATTCCGGGCAGTGGTTTCGGTGCGCCGAACCATATTCGTATTTCATATGCAACTTCGCTTGAACAGCTCCAAAAAGGTCTGGCGCGTATCAAAAAGTTTGTAGAAGGCGAATAA